In the genome of Dehalococcoidia bacterium, the window GAAGCGCGTTCTGATGCTACCTCGCGTACTCGACGCTTCTGCTTTCCCGAATCACCGTCACCTTGATCTGTCCTGGATAGACAAGGTTGTCTTCGACCTTCTTGACGATGTCCCTGGCCAACTTTGAAGCCATTATGTCGTCAATCGAGTCCGGCTTGACCATTACACGAACTTCGCGTCCTGCCTGTATGGCGAAGCAGCGTTCCACTCCTTCGAAGTCGCTTGCTACTTCCTCCAGGGCCTGTAGACGCTTGATGTAGTTTTCTACTGTGTCCTTGCGGGCGCCCGGACGGGCAGCGCTGATGGCATCTGCCGCGGCAACGATGAACGCCTCAGGTGAACTCATTACATCGTCGTGGTGTTCGGCGATGCACGCGCATACCCTACCGGAGACGTTGTACTTGTTCGCTATCTCGGCGCCGATCTCAGCGTGCGGTCCTTCGACCTCGTGGGTAAGTGCCTTGCCGAGGTCATGTAGGAGACCTCCGGCCTTGGCAACCTTGATGTTTGCGCCAACTTCAGAGGCGATCATTCCCGCAATATGGCAGACCTCCAGCGAGTGCTGGAGCACGTTCTCACCGTAGCTGTAGCGGAACTTCAACCGTCCCAACAGCCTGATGATCTCGGGGTTTATTCCACGGACCCCTGCGTCGAATATCGCTTCTTCTCCGGCCGACCAGATCGACTTTTCGACCTCTTTCTCAGAGCGGCTGACCATCTCCTCAATGCGGGCAGGGTGAATCCTGCCGTCCTGAATGAGCTTGGTCACGGCGATCCTGGCGACCTCTCGCCTGACGGGATCGAAGCACGACAGGGTCACTGCCTCTGGCGTGTCATCGATAATCAGGTCGACGCCTGTATTCTTTTCGATTGCTCTAATATTCCGTCCTTCACGGCCTATCAGACGACCTTTCATGTCGTCATTCGGAAGGGGAACTGATGTAACTGTCATCTCGG includes:
- the rny gene encoding ribonuclease Y, whose amino-acid sequence is MESIFALLAVLLGLSVGAGAGFYGRRLVSARRINSAQVEANQIVEAAQSEAHTLVLEAKEEALKLRAEWETEQRENRSELKRSERRLRKRDENLDKRAKNLERRESKIAQQEGQAQKKWDEIEESKQQALAKLEEISELSLPQAKDLLMHEAEEEIQHEIARRYRDIEVQAQEDAREVSSRILATSIQRMAADVVSEMTVTSVPLPNDDMKGRLIGREGRNIRAIEKNTGVDLIIDDTPEAVTLSCFDPVRREVARIAVTKLIQDGRIHPARIEEMVSRSEKEVEKSIWSAGEEAIFDAGVRGINPEIIRLLGRLKFRYSYGENVLQHSLEVCHIAGMIASEVGANIKVAKAGGLLHDLGKALTHEVEGPHAEIGAEIANKYNVSGRVCACIAEHHDDVMSSPEAFIVAAADAISAARPGARKDTVENYIKRLQALEEVASDFEGVERCFAIQAGREVRVMVKPDSIDDIMASKLARDIVKKVEDNLVYPGQIKVTVIRESRSVEYAR